The Bdellovibrio bacteriovorus W nucleotide sequence AAGACATGCTTATCTTTAAAACCGACGACTTCTGCTAAGAAAGCTTTATCCATTCCACTTGGAATGATCTGAACAATAGAGCCTACGCTGGCTCCAGGAAGATAGCCTTTGATCAGCATGCCATTGACCTCTGTCACCTTACCGCTATCGCGAGTTAAGTGAACAGAATCCACAACATCAAAATACTTTTCAAAGTCGATTGAAAACGGAGGAGTTTCCATTAGCCTGCGGCTCTTTCTTTAACCTTCGGCACGTTCTCAGAAACGATAGTCCAAAGCTGCTCGACTCTTTGCTCAAGACGAGCATCAACCTCACCATAGTTCGTTTCTACGATACACCCACCAGGAGAAAGCTCTGCACTTGGTTCAAACTGAATACGTTTAATAAAATCAAATTCACGGCCTGTTTCTTTTTTAAGTTCTTCTAAAAACTCAAACTGCTGAGCAGAAACTTGCACAGTGATTTCTTCTTCATCTTGAGAAAGGCTCACAGCATCTCTAAGAACCTGAACCATGGCCTCATTGTTCTGCTCAAGCTCTGTACGAGCTAAACGCTCGGCCATTCTGAACACCAGTTGAATCAAATGAGACTCATTGAAAGAGACCATCTCTGTTTTGAGACCTTTAATCGTATTAAGAAGTTGATCAAGGCCTTCCATCTTTTCAGCAATTTCTGCACTGAATTTTTCGAACGCCGCTTTGCGACCTTCTTCAAGTCCCATGGTATAGGCTTCTTGATAAGCACCTTCTTGAATATCTTTTAGTTTTTCAAGAGCTGCTTCTTCAACCTTTTGCTCTTCCGTCGATTGTTCGACTTGATCAATTCCCGTTTGAATACGAACAGCGTCGTTCATACGGAAATTAGAGCCCTTTTTCTTCTCTGCCAGATAATTCAATGCCTGCTCTGGGGTTCCCAGATCAAAACGCATTGGTACGAAATCCAACACCGTCTCTGATGCGGTTTCCGCTGGAAGAATACCTTTTGCGACACGACCAGAATTAGACCATTGCATCTTCAGAACCGCCTCTTGCAATTAGGATCTTACCTTCAGCTTCTAAACGTCTTGCCACGTTTACGATTTCCTGTTGAGCACCCTCTACGTCAGAAAGACGTGATGGTCCCATATTAGATAAATCTTCACGCAACATATCTGCCGCACGTTGAGAGATGTTTTTAAGAATTTTCGCACGAATTTCTTCACTCGCTGTTTTAAGAGCCAATAGAAGTTTATCGTTTGGCACTTCTTTAAGAAGTGCTTGAATCCCTCTGTCATCAATCTTAACGATGTCATCAAATACAAACATGAGCTTACGAATTTCCTCAGCTAGAAGAGGATCTTTCTCTTCTAGGCGAGACATAATTGCCGTCTCTGTATTCTTATCCATAACGTTGAGCATCTCTGCCACTGGTTGAACTCCGCCAAGAGCGGCTTGCTCGACTGTCGCTGTATTAGATAGCTGATTCTTGAGAACTCGGTCGATTTCAGCAATAAGCTCAGGATCGACATGCTCTAAGTTCGCCATACGCAAAACCACTTCTGCTTGAAGTGCTTCTGGAAGACGCTTTAGAACCTCTCCTTTTTTCTCTGGCTCTAGGTGAGCTAAGATAACAGCCACCGTTTGAGGATGCTCATTCACTAGGAATGTTGCCAAAGACTTCGCATCTACCATCTCTAGAGACTCGAGAGATCGAGAGCCACCAGCATTGATATTTAAACCCCCAAGAATACCACGGGCACGCTCTTCACCAAGAGCATCCACAATAGTATCTTTCGCAGAGATTGTTTCTGAGAAGATGTAGTCCTCAGTCTCAGAAATCATTTCATAGAACTCTTCAAGAACACGTTTCGTCACATGAACAGGAACTACACGAAGTTTGCTCATTTGATTGATCAGCTTACGGATATCAGCATCATCCATACGACGCAGAAGAACCTTAACGGCATCACGGCCAAGGTAGTTGATAAGAATTGCTGCCTTATCAAAGCCCTTAAGATTTTCGTACTCGATATTATCTGCTCTATAGAGTTTCATTAAGTATCCTTCCTGACTAACCACATACCAAATGCGTTCGCGGCTTTTTCTTCGTCACGAGACATTGAAGACATGATGCGATCCTTAAGAAGTTCACTCTCGGCTTTTTCTGGATCAATAGATTCTTGCAATACTGGAAGTGCTGTTGACATACCTGGAAGGGTGTTATCAACCGACTGTAGTTCTTCAAGTTCTTCAATCGTTCTTGGTAGCATTTCTTCCACAGAGTCTTGGAAGCTATCAGTAATCCACTGCATGAATGGACGAATCACGATAAAGAAGAATAAAGCTAAACTAAACCCAAGAAGAGCCCATTTGAAAAGTGCGTGGATCAACTTCTTTCTTTCAAGAGAAGTGAGGATCTTGTCAGCCTCTGTAAAGTCTTCTGGATGGAACTGCATGCTTTCGATACGCACACTGTCACCGCGAGAAGTATTAAAGCCGATCGCGTTTTTAACAAGGTCTTCGTATTTTTTTAGTTCTTCAGCACTGCGTGGCTCAATACGTGTTTCTTTAGAGCCATCAGGATTTGTCACTGTCACAGGACGACCGTCGACAACAACGGCAACACTGACTCTTTCCAAACCACCCGCAGCTTCGCGAATGTTGCGAACTGTTTTAGGCACTTCGTAGTTTGTCGTCTTAATTTCTTTTTTTACGTCTTGTTTAAAACCAACGGTACCTTGATCTTCAGACCCCGGAAGGTTTGCACGGGAACCCGGAATACCTGATGGGTTCGTGCGGCTTCCGTCTAAAGATTCTTCTTCAGATTGCTGAGAGCGGATGGCTGTTTTATCTGGGTCCACCGACTCTTCAATAGAAGAAATAACTCTGTGATTTAAAGTAGCGTCAACCTTAGCAACAACTTTTGCATGGCCCACAACTTTAGATAGAATATCTTGGATACGATTTTCTAGATCATTTTCGATTTTCGCTTTCAGATCAAGCAGTTCGCTCGATCCACCCATGGCCGTGCTTTCTTGACGAGTCAGGACTTTTCCACGCTCATCAAGAACTGTGACTTTATCTGGGTCCATGCCTTCAACTGCGTTGGCGATTAGATAGCGAATACCACGAACTTGCTCAGGAGCTAATTCTTTACCTTGATGAAGCTCAACAACAACGGAAGCGGTTGCCTGCCCACCTTCTTCAAGGAAGGTTTTTTTGTTTGGAAGTGCGAGAATAACTTTTGATTGTTTTACAGCTGTCAAAGTGTTGATGGCTCTCATCAACTCACCTTGAAGAGCTCTTTGATAATTAATTTTTTGAGCGTAAGAGTTAATTCCGAAATCTTGTTTATCAAAGATCTCAAGACCCATGTTCCCCATTTTTGGAGATCCAATTTCAGCCATCAAAGACATTTGAGTCGAGTGCAAAAGCTCTTTAGGAATAGCGACGGTTTTTCCATCATCACGCAATGTGAAGGGGATATTTTTTTCATTCAACTTAGCAACGATTGTAGAAACTTGCTCAGTTGGAATGTTTGTGAAAAGAGGTGCATAGTCTTTTCCAGAGGCCATAAAGATCATTGCAAAAATCGCAACCATCGCAATGATGGTAACTGCAATAACTGAAATTCTTTTTGTAGGCCCTAAGTTCTTAAAGAACTCCTGAAACTGTAAGACCAATCCGCCAAATATTTTATTCAAGGTAACCCCTCCGACCTGAATCTACGCACTACACTTCAATGAAAAAACTAAACCTGCATTTTCATGACTTCTTGGTACGCATCAATAATCTTGTTACGTACTTGCACCATCACCTTTAACGCGATGTCAGCTTTCTCTGCTGCGATCATCACATCGGCGACGTTATCCGTCTTGCCTGTTGCTAGGTTCTGCATGGAAACGTCTGATTGCTTTTGCATCTCATTCACGTTGCCGACTGCATCTTTTAGGGTGTCAGCGAAACTCTTGCCAGCTCCTGATGTGGAACCGACAGATGAAGGACCTTCGATGCTCAACGATTTAGAATCGCGAACCATCCCCGTGTCGATAAATCTATTGGCATTTGATACCGTAAAACCCTCCATGGCTTCACCTCTCCTCATTACAAAATTGTATTAAACAAAATCCAAAAAGTCTTACTAATTTGCCGCAGTCTAGGAAGATTTTACTCTCTCAAAACCGTCAAAATTCCGTACACATCCCCAAACTCAAAGCCTTACTCATGGGCGCTCTAGTAGGCTTTTTTACAAGGCGTGAGGAGGAGAGCGTACTATTAGTACGCCGACGACGAACAACGCAGCTAAAAAAGTCTAATAGAGCGCTCATCCTTAGCGACCGATTTCTAGGGCGCTGAGGGCCATATCTTTTGACGCTTGTAGAGCTGTCACGTTGGCTTCGTAAGAGCGAGAAGCCTGTATCATATTGGTCATCTCTTCCATCAGATTAATGTTCGGATATGCGACATAACCTTCTGGATTTGCATCCGGATGGTCTGGCTCATATTTCAACATAGGAGCTTTTGTATCCGAGATAATATCTGTGACCTGAACTCTTTGGAAATTACCTTTAGCCTCTGAGCTTGTGATAATTTCGCCAAAGTTCTTAGCATCAGGCATGGCCTCAAACACAACATCCTTACGTCTATAAGGACCACCTTCAGGTGTCTGAGTTGTATTGATATTGGCAATATTGCTGGCAATGGTATTCATGCGCATTCTTTGCGCTGCCATACCACTACTGCTGACTCTCATCCCTGTTAAAAAATCAGCCATCTACTCCCCCTTAGCGTCCTTCAGAAGCTGCGTATTAAAGAGCCGCCATTTTTTTATTAATCAATTGAAGAGCCGCTTTATACATGATCGCGTTCTCAGAAAGCGCCGACATTTCTTTTTCAACGTCCACGGTATTGCCATCATTATTTACTTGGCCTTCTGGATCTTCATAAATATCTGGACGAGTTTTACTGATGGAAACTCCACCAATGCCAAAGTGCTTAGAATCACTTGTGCTCAATGAGTTAGCGCCGTCAAGATCGAGGGCTCTTTGTAGAGCACCTTCAAAATCCATTTTCTTCGCCTGATATCCTGGCGTTTCTGCATTGGCGATATTCGACGACGTCACGTTGTGACGGATCTGACGCATAGACAGAGACGTTGCTAAGGCGTTGGTAGTTTTATCAAAAAGACTACTCATAAGACACCCTCCTCCCGATATTCATTGAGTTTGTTTCTTAATGTTCTAATACTAATTCCAAGCATTTGCGCCGCCCGAGTCCTGTTCTGAGCTGTCAGCTCTAAGGTCTGTAGGATTAGACGCTTCTCCACTTCAGAAAGGGACATCCCAGCGGCAAAATCCCCCGACAAATCTCCAGCTACCGGCTCAAATTGAATATATTCGTGCTCGATGATGGAGTTCTTCGCCAAAAGCACCGCGCGCTCGATCACATTCTCAAGTTCACGGATGTTTCCAGGCCAAGTCCACGAGTTCAAACGCTCGAAGGCTTCCGCAGAAAGGCGGATTCCTGACTTGCCATGCATGATTTGAGAAACCTCAAGAACAAAGCGAACAATATTCTGAAAATCATGAATACGATCTTCCAAGCGCGGGATTTCTAAATGCACCACTGCTAACTTATAAAATAAATCTTGGCGGAACTGATCCTGCTTCACCATGGCACGCAGATCTTTGCGTGTCGTAGAGATAAATCTTGGACGTTGAGCCGCTTCTTTTTCAAAGAGTCTCATGATTTCGGCCTGAAGATTTACATCCGCGCAGTCTAAGTCTTCGATAATCAGAGTTCCACCGTCTACTTTTGCAAAATCAAAAGCCAAAGGGTTCTTACAATCTAAAACATAGATCTTTGGAGAACGACTTTTCACAAAGATGTACCTTGCAAGGCTAGTCTTACCAACACCTGCATCGCCCACGATCAAAAGACTTGCTTGAGTTCCAGCTAACTGAAGGCTCAGTTGCTTCACTTCGTGCATTCTTTGGTCTTCAATATGAAGGGCGTCAAAATCAAAGTACGACATCACAACTCCTATTTACTCTGCTCGTTCTCAGACATCGCTGGAATTCTTTTGATATATTTTTTATAACCATCTCTCCACTCAGAGTTTTTTAGCTGCTCTTGAGCTAAATTACTCCAGAAAGAGTTTTTCTTATCTTTGAACTCGCTCCAAACTTCGGCGGCTTTTTGAACCTCACCCTGGTCGAAATAAATCTGACCTAGCTTGTAGCGAATTGAAGATAATGGACGTGAGTCTTCATAAGACTCTAAAAGCTTATTATAAGACGCAATCGCTTGTGGTTTTCGGTGAAGCTCTAACTGAAGGTCTCCACTCATTTCCAAAGATTTTGCATGGATTGCCGGATCTACTTTTCCAGAATCCGTTTGCATTTTATCAACCATATCTAAAGCTTTGAGTGCCTCATCTGATTTCTTCTGCTTCACTTGAAGTTCAGCAAGTTTCAAATAAGGAGCCGCCACTCTTTGAGGCTCCCCCTTCCAAGTTCTTAAAAGCTCTCCAAGGTAACGAACAGCAGAATCAATATCATCGCGACTCTCTAGAAGCTGAACCGCAATCCCCACTCTTTCGATCTGATCTTTCTCAGTCATTTTCTCAGGATTTTTAATATTGTTGAGATGCTCGTAGGCAAGTTGCAATTTGCTTTCTTGTGCATAAACCGCAGAAAGACGTAAATTCATTTCATCTTCCGTTGGGATTTGTTCCTTTACTTGAATTTCTTTCGCCTGCGGAGTGCCGCGAATTGCGTAAGTGCGATTCAAAACATCTTTATAATATTTCTGCGCTTCTTCAGGAACTCCGCCCATTTCAAAAGCGCGACCCACGTTGTATTTGGTATCAAGACGATTGGAATTCTTTAACCAATTATCACGATACTCACTGTGAGTTTTCAGAGCCTTTAAGAAATTCTTTTCATTAATTTCATGTTGAAGCTTGTCGTTAATATTTGAAACAATTCTGCCTGTAACCAGTGGCACGTCCACTGTCGTTGGATGCTCTTTGTAGTATTTCGATAAAAGATCAATCGCTCTTTGATACTCATCACGACGTGTGAATCCATCGGCTACCATCACCGTTGCGAACTGCTCGATATTTGGTAAATCCACTTTTCTTGCCAAAGACATGATCTCGCCGACAGCACTGTTTACTTCTTTTGGCTTCATGCCTTTCATGCGAGCACTTAATAGACGTAAACGCGCAATCACTGCACTTGGCGATTCTCCGTAGCGGAAGTAAGTCTCTAAATAAGCTCCCATCACTCGCGAAGTATCCACTCCTAGAATATCTAAAAGTTCACCCATGCGAGTCATCGCGTAGGCAGAGTGCTCATGGCTTGGGAAGCGTTTTACGAATTCTTTATAGAGATCTAAACTTTGTAGATAGTCTTTTTTCCAGAACAAAGACTCTGCTTGATTGAAGAAAGCATTAGGATAAGAGGCCTGACCTTCACCATAATTTTTAATCGAAGATTTATAGTCTGTGATCGCCTTTGCATAGTCTTTGGACTTAAATGCCACGTCACCCAATCTATAAGCCGCTTCGACTTTGATGTCCTGATTCTTTGTATTTTTCTCAAGCTCAGCAAGTTCCTTACGAGCTTCTTCGGCACGATTGAGTTTCAAATACGACAAACCCGTTCCAAGACGTGCCAAATCTTTTGAAAGACCTTTTGGGTCTGCAAAGTTTTTATTCTCTAGATGGTCATTGAAAAGGCGAAGTGCATTTAGATAGTCGCCTTTTTCCATAGACAAGAATCCCAACTTCAAAGAAGTCTTTTCTGCCAATGGAGACTTAGGATATTTTGTAATTGCATCTTTATACGCTTGAACTGCTTGCTCGTAGTGGAAAGGCTTTTGGTCTTTCTCCCACATCCTTAGTTGCACATCACCAACCATGAAATCTAGTACTTCATGGTATTCAGAGTTAGGGTACTTATCTTTAAACCACTCTTGAGTCTTTAGGAAAACGGCGTCTCTTTCTTTTTCAAAAAGAGTTAGTAACAAACGCGCCTGCTTATTTTCATCTGTGTTCTTCACACTGATGTCATAAATAGTTGGCGTCATCTTCGCCTTTTCCCAGATGGCTACGGGGAACTCTAACATTGGGAATGGAATATAATAGTTATCTTGAGCTTTGATGAGAGCATCTTCTTTGATCTCATAGTCCTTCACAGAGAAGCGACTATAGTCAGGATCACCACCATCAAAAATACCGCTGCGAACAGGATCTAGCTGAGCCAATGTCGGCCCTTGTTCTGCAATCGTCAGCGCATCGGCGGTCGCCGGCTTTCTATCAGTGTTCTTATCTGTTTTATCATTCACCTTTGTTTTTGCAACTTTAGGTGCTTTTTTGACAGGTGCTGGTTTAACATCTTTCTTTTCTGGAAGCTTCGTCGCCACTTGTGGATTCAAATAAAAATCCACAATCAAACGCGAAGGCTGATCTGTGAGATAATCAAAAGTTTCAATATTTTGATTGCCTAAATGAAAGCGAACGACACTTTTGCCGTCAATTCCCTGAGGGTCTACTTGTACGGAAGATATATAGTCATGCTTAAAAGCCTTCAAAGCTTCTAAAGACTTTGTATCCAACGATGGAATTGTCATCTCGACTATGGTCTGGCCGTTCTTTTCAACCTTCTTAAGGTCATAATCCCAGTTCTGCTGCCCCGATAATTCAAAGTGAACAGTGTCCCCTTGAAATCCAATGGTGCTTTTCACAGCGCTGGCCTGTGCGATAAGAGTTCCAAACAATAGGCATCCTGCCACAACTAACTTCTGCAAAGTGTTCACTCCTTGAACTTACTTTTTCTCCACTGATTGCCATTGCACAGAGAGTGCCAGTGTTTTTTGAGGTTCATGGCAAATTGGTTCAAGATGGGCAAAAAGTTTCATAGCTTTTCTGGCGGAGGCGACAATCCCCTGACAGAGACGTTAGTCTAGTTGATAGGTCTAGTTGCTTTTTTTCGACTGAACTTTATCCACCCATCACCCGATACGGAGACGTATGAGAATTTTCAACTTTGCATGGATCATCTTACTTATGGCCTCTGGCTGCGTTTCTGTTTCCCTTTCAGGAGACAAGACCGTGCCGGCTTCGGGCGTTGCCTTTGAAGCTCCCCCCTCTCCTTTTAAAAAAGCGAAGAACACAACTGATGCCTCGTGGCTCAGCGAACGTACGGGCAACTCCATTGCCTATGTGAGCGCTTGTGATGGCAAAGCCGAGGTGCCACTGACACAGCTAGAGTCCTTCGCCTTAGCCTCTTTAGACACAGCCGAAGTCGTATCCTCATCAGAAACTCTGTTTCAAGGTCGAGCCGCACGCACAACCACAGCTAATGGATCTCTTGACGGTATTCCAATGCGCATGAGTCTTTTAGTCTTTAAAAAGAATAATTGTGATTACACTTTGATATATGGCGGCGTCGCTAAACAGTTTGATAGCGAATTACAATACTTCGAAAACTTCAAAAGAAACTTCAAAGTGCCATGAATACAATAGCAATGCCGCTCACAAAATTTCTCTTAGAAATTTTACACTTTATGGGTGGAGTCGGAATGCTCTTTCGCGATGTCGTTAAAGAGACGTTTCGCGGTAAATTCTATTGGAAGCTTTGTATCGAGCAAGTCTATCAAATTGGTATTCGCTCCATGCCCCTTATCATCATCACTGCCATGAGCATTGGGATGGTCATGTCTTTACAGTTTGGCCTAGGCCTTGAGAAATTCGGTGGCAAACTTTATGTCCCTAAACTTTTAGCAGTCACTATCTTGCGCGAAATCGGCCCCGTGTTTACTAGCTTGATGCTTGCTGCGCGAGTCGGAGCCGGTATCGCCAGTGAAATTGGCAGTATGGTCGTCACTCAACAGGTCGATGCCATCCGTGCTCTGGGAACCTCCCCGATTAAGGTCATCGTTATTCCTCGCGTGATTGCAGCGCTTTTTACTCTGCCAATGTTAGTTGCCTTCGCCAATATCGTTGGCAATCTAGGGGGCCTGATCATTGGTGCTGTGGAACTTAATCTTGATCCAAATTTTTACTTTCTAAAGATCATGACAACTTCCACTGTCGAAGACTATTTGTCTGGCTTCGGAAAAACTTTCTTCTTCGCTCTGTTTATCGCAGTACCTTCTTGCTATTTCGGTCTGACTGTCAAAAATGGAACCAAAGAAGTGGGCATTGCTACAACCAAGGCCGTGGTGGTCTCTTCCATTCTTATTGTGGTGGGAGACTTCTTTTTATCAAAACTTTTCTGGATCTTCGAGAAACTTATATGAATAAACCTGAAGGCGTTATCGAAGTACAAAATTTCTACAAGTCCTTTGGTCGCAAGAAGGTTCACCAAGGTGTTTCCTTTTATGTGCGCAAGGGTGAATGCCTAGGTCTGATTGGCGGATCAGGAACAGGAAAGAGTGTGCTTCTTCGTAGCCTCGTAGGTCTTGAAAAACCCGATTCAGGAATTGTTAAGATCAATGGCACAGACATCGTACCTATGAATGAGCGAGAACTCGTCTCTATTCGTAAAAAAGTAGCCTATGTCTTTCAGGGCGGAGCCCTTTTTGACTCTATGACTGTTTTTGAAAATCTCGCTTATCCTCTTCGCGAACACTTTAAAATGTCAGAAGAAGAAATCGCAGATAAAATTTTTAATCAACTCAAAGAGTTCGGTCTTGAAGGGTCTGATAAACTCTTCCCTGGAAGTCTTTCCGGAGGAATGCAAAAGCGTGTCGGCCTCGCTCGAGCCATGATGATGAACCCCGAAGTTGTTCTCTATGACGAACCAACCGCGGGACTGGATCCCTACAATACAAAACGTATTCAAGAATCGATTCTAAGCCTTAAAGAAAAAGGGGTTACGTCTATTCTTGTGACCCATGATATGCCCACAGTCTATGCTGTTTGCGACAAGGTAGCTCTGCTTCAACATGGTAAAATCGGAGAGCAGCACACCATTGATAAACTCCTAGAACGTCCTGAAGGGGCAATGAATTTATTTATCAACGGAGAAAGTATCTAATATGGAATCCCCATTGAGCACTCAAATTAAAGTCGGACTGTTCTTGAGCATCGGTATCATTGTGGTCCTTGGCTCTATTTTCTTTCTTGGTGCCGATAAAGCTCTTTTCACAACCTACGTTCGCCTGCATGCACACTTTGATCAAGTTCAGGGTCTGTCTGTGGGAAGCGTGGTTTCTTTATCCGGCGTTACTGTGGGCAACGTAGAAGCTATTAAATTTATCCCCGAGAAAAATGCTCTCGACGTCAAAATGCGCATCAACGAAGAATTTATTGATCGCATTCGTCAAGGCTCCGAAGTAGAGGTGCGCACTCAAGGTGCCCTCGGAGACAAATACGTCTTCATCATCCCTGGGAACTATCAAGATCCGGTGGTTAAAGAGGGAGAGATTCTTGCTGTCGCTAAGCCCACAGATATTATCGGTGTGATCTCTGAGCGCGGCAATGAAGCCAATCGTATCTTTGATGTGATCAATGAACTCTATGCGATTACTCACGCGATGACCGTGGATAATCGCATTGGTAAAATCATGGCCAACCTCGAGAATGTTTCTGAGCATCTCCGCTCTGGCTCTAAGAATGCCGATATTCTTGTTGGACAAATTAAAACCCAACAGACCACTGAGAAAATTGCGCAGTCTTTAGAAAAAGTAGAATCCATTTTAGCCAAGATCGATCGCGGCCAAGGTTCTCTTGGAGCATTGATTAACGATCCTGCGATTCACAACCAACTTAAAGCAGTCTTAGGTGGCAGTAGCACGTCTAACTCTCAGAGCATTCGTCAACTCCTGCGCACTTCTATTCAAAAAGAGCGTCACGAAGAACCTTAAAGATCCACCTCCGTCAGCTCTTTCAAAAGCGGACCAACCCCAGCGCCCCCGCAAGAAGCCCCGAAAAGGGTCCTTTTTGCGGCAGTGTCTCATTCTTAGACAGCCCATCTATAAAATAAGCAGGTCTCTCACTTCCCGATTATTGCAACGATGTCAGTGCTATGAAGAAGTTATTCTCTGCTTTTTTATTTTTAACAGCCTGCCATGGAGTTCAACCCTCTCAAGTTGCACAGGAACTCGATCTGCCTGAACAAACCTCTGTTGTGGGTGGAAAAGTCGTTCCCGCCCAGCACCGTCTGCAACAGCAAGCCCTGTCGTTCAAAGCCTTTCACTCGAAGTTTCAAGTGGATACCGGAGAAGCAATAGAAACACGCTGGAAAACCACAACCTGTACTGCCAGCGCTCTCACTCCGCGCATCTTGATTACGGCTGCTCACTGCTACCGCGAAGACGCTGATTTTCATCGTGTCGAGTTCCCCATCGATGGCAAGATCGCGCCCTATAAGGCACTCAAAGTTATTCCTCATCCAGACTATCCTAAGGATTCCACTGCCGACTTAGCGATTGTGCTTTTAGAGTTTGCTCTGCCCGAATCAGTGCACCTCGTGACATTGCCATCAACGTCGCCTCTAAGCATGAAATCGATTCTTGCCGCAGGTTACGGGCGCAATGACGGACGTCGCAATCAGCCGGGAGGATCAGGCACTCTACGCGCCGTTATTCTAGATATTGAAAAGTATGAACCAACCGAATCTACATTTACTGTCGAGCAACGACACGGCAAGGGAATTTGCCAAGGAGACTCTGGTGGTCCCGGCCTTGTTAGTATCAAAGGTAAAGATACTGTCGTCGGCGTGGT carries:
- a CDS encoding ABC transporter, permease protein (COG0767 ABC-type transport system involved in resistance to organic solvents, permease component), producing the protein MNTIAMPLTKFLLEILHFMGGVGMLFRDVVKETFRGKFYWKLCIEQVYQIGIRSMPLIIITAMSIGMVMSLQFGLGLEKFGGKLYVPKLLAVTILREIGPVFTSLMLAARVGAGIASEIGSMVVTQQVDAIRALGTSPIKVIVIPRVIAALFTLPMLVAFANIVGNLGGLIIGAVELNLDPNFYFLKIMTTSTVEDYLSGFGKTFFFALFIAVPSCYFGLTVKNGTKEVGIATTKAVVVSSILIVVGDFFLSKLFWIFEKLI
- a CDS encoding putative serine protease (COG5640 Secreted trypsin-like serine protease), with amino-acid sequence MKKLFSAFLFLTACHGVQPSQVAQELDLPEQTSVVGGKVVPAQHRLQQQALSFKAFHSKFQVDTGEAIETRWKTTTCTASALTPRILITAAHCYREDADFHRVEFPIDGKIAPYKALKVIPHPDYPKDSTADLAIVLLEFALPESVHLVTLPSTSPLSMKSILAAGYGRNDGRRNQPGGSGTLRAVILDIEKYEPTESTFTVEQRHGKGICQGDSGGPGLVSIKGKDTVVGVVSKTLHLVSEAEDVDVCGYKGVYVNVQHFLDWIEPTVRDLKYE
- a CDS encoding ABC transporter substrate binding protein (COG1463 ABC-type transport system involved in resistance to organic solvents, periplasmic component) yields the protein MESPLSTQIKVGLFLSIGIIVVLGSIFFLGADKALFTTYVRLHAHFDQVQGLSVGSVVSLSGVTVGNVEAIKFIPEKNALDVKMRINEEFIDRIRQGSEVEVRTQGALGDKYVFIIPGNYQDPVVKEGEILAVAKPTDIIGVISERGNEANRIFDVINELYAITHAMTVDNRIGKIMANLENVSEHLRSGSKNADILVGQIKTQQTTEKIAQSLEKVESILAKIDRGQGSLGALINDPAIHNQLKAVLGGSSTSNSQSIRQLLRTSIQKERHEEP
- a CDS encoding ABC-type organic solvent resistance transport system ATP-binding protein (COG1127 ABC-type transport system involved in resistance to organic solvents, ATPase component) gives rise to the protein MNKPEGVIEVQNFYKSFGRKKVHQGVSFYVRKGECLGLIGGSGTGKSVLLRSLVGLEKPDSGIVKINGTDIVPMNERELVSIRKKVAYVFQGGALFDSMTVFENLAYPLREHFKMSEEEIADKIFNQLKEFGLEGSDKLFPGSLSGGMQKRVGLARAMMMNPEVVLYDEPTAGLDPYNTKRIQESILSLKEKGVTSILVTHDMPTVYAVCDKVALLQHGKIGEQHTIDKLLERPEGAMNLFINGESI
- a CDS encoding hypothetical protein (COG1729 Uncharacterized protein conserved in bacteria), coding for MQKLVVAGCLLFGTLIAQASAVKSTIGFQGDTVHFELSGQQNWDYDLKKVEKNGQTIVEMTIPSLDTKSLEALKAFKHDYISSVQVDPQGIDGKSVVRFHLGNQNIETFDYLTDQPSRLIVDFYLNPQVATKLPEKKDVKPAPVKKAPKVAKTKVNDKTDKNTDRKPATADALTIAEQGPTLAQLDPVRSGIFDGGDPDYSRFSVKDYEIKEDALIKAQDNYYIPFPMLEFPVAIWEKAKMTPTIYDISVKNTDENKQARLLLTLFEKERDAVFLKTQEWFKDKYPNSEYHEVLDFMVGDVQLRMWEKDQKPFHYEQAVQAYKDAITKYPKSPLAEKTSLKLGFLSMEKGDYLNALRLFNDHLENKNFADPKGLSKDLARLGTGLSYLKLNRAEEARKELAELEKNTKNQDIKVEAAYRLGDVAFKSKDYAKAITDYKSSIKNYGEGQASYPNAFFNQAESLFWKKDYLQSLDLYKEFVKRFPSHEHSAYAMTRMGELLDILGVDTSRVMGAYLETYFRYGESPSAVIARLRLLSARMKGMKPKEVNSAVGEIMSLARKVDLPNIEQFATVMVADGFTRRDEYQRAIDLLSKYYKEHPTTVDVPLVTGRIVSNINDKLQHEINEKNFLKALKTHSEYRDNWLKNSNRLDTKYNVGRAFEMGGVPEEAQKYYKDVLNRTYAIRGTPQAKEIQVKEQIPTEDEMNLRLSAVYAQESKLQLAYEHLNNIKNPEKMTEKDQIERVGIAVQLLESRDDIDSAVRYLGELLRTWKGEPQRVAAPYLKLAELQVKQKKSDEALKALDMVDKMQTDSGKVDPAIHAKSLEMSGDLQLELHRKPQAIASYNKLLESYEDSRPLSSIRYKLGQIYFDQGEVQKAAEVWSEFKDKKNSFWSNLAQEQLKNSEWRDGYKKYIKRIPAMSENEQSK